From the genome of Campylobacter magnus, one region includes:
- a CDS encoding NAD-dependent epimerase/dehydratase family protein — MADLYVISGVSGMTGNELARQLLKEDNYVIGFDNFFASSIKTIDDILSIKNFEFYEYDLNNIGSMEEIEQIVKNKKENFSRLIYINCAAVVHTEYFYEVNSTFNTNVLGMKNFLEQAIRQKADIFINCSTSEVYSMQSCKDDNAGMKESDFITMSNAEHSQRTSYATGKLLTEFFMKDAVDKNKIKGCSIRFANVYSKNELYPKHIIPHILTSLFRNKEVILLENSKENKRTFLNNIDSCSAIIALINSQDALDGSIYNVATDEEISILDLVSLCAKKLNIDNPKIVFSGYRKSDPKRRILDISKIKSKTKWIPKINLEKGIEMCIKELI, encoded by the coding sequence ATGGCAGATTTATATGTAATAAGTGGTGTTAGTGGCATGACTGGCAACGAATTAGCTAGGCAACTTCTAAAAGAAGATAATTATGTAATTGGATTTGATAATTTTTTTGCTTCTAGTATTAAAACAATAGATGACATACTATCAATAAAAAATTTTGAGTTTTATGAATATGATTTAAATAATATAGGCAGCATGGAAGAAATTGAGCAAATCGTAAAAAATAAAAAAGAAAACTTTTCTCGTTTGATATATATAAATTGTGCTGCTGTTGTCCATACAGAATATTTCTATGAAGTAAATAGTACTTTTAATACTAATGTACTTGGCATGAAAAACTTTTTAGAACAGGCAATAAGGCAAAAGGCTGATATTTTTATAAATTGTTCAACTTCAGAAGTGTATTCTATGCAATCATGTAAAGATGATAATGCAGGCATGAAAGAGAGCGATTTTATAACAATGTCAAACGCAGAGCATAGCCAAAGAACTAGTTACGCTACCGGCAAACTTCTAACTGAATTTTTCATGAAAGATGCTGTTGATAAAAATAAAATAAAAGGTTGTTCTATACGCTTTGCAAATGTGTATAGTAAAAATGAGTTATATCCTAAGCATATAATACCTCATATATTAACTTCTTTATTTAGAAATAAGGAGGTAATATTATTAGAAAATTCTAAAGAAAACAAAAGAACATTTTTAAATAACATTGACAGCTGCTCAGCTATAATAGCTTTAATAAACTCTCAAGATGCGCTAGATGGTTCTATTTACAATGTAGCAACCGATGAAGAAATATCTATCTTAGACCTTGTTTCGCTTTGTGCTAAAAAACTCAATATAGACAATCCGAAAATAGTTTTTAGTGGATATCGAAAATCTGATCCTAAACGAAGAATTTTAGATATTTCAAAAATTAAAAGCAAAACCAAGTGGATTCCAAAAATAAACTTAGAAAAAGGAATCGAAATGTGTATAAAAGAACTAATATGA